GGCAACCCCCACACCCCGGAGCAGGCCCTGCGGGGTCTGGTGCACGAGACGACCCTGCACCTGAAACTTGCCGGGAATCCCGGCACCCCGCTGGACGTCCTGGAGGCCCTGGCCGCTCAGGGAAACCAGGACGTGAGGGACAGACTCAGCGAAAACCCCGCCAGTCCAGCCACGCTGCTCCGCTCGGTGTTCCAGCACCTCTCCCACGCCGCCCTTCACCACCTGTACCGGCACCCGAACTGCCCAGCAGACCTCCAGCAGCACCTGCTGGCCCTGCACCCCCACTGGAAGCACCACCAGAGCACCCTCCGGGGGCCTTCAGAAAGGCCGATCCTCCCGGAGCCCTGCCAACCTCCGTTCACCTGCGGGTGCACGGGCCAGGAAAGGACCACCGACCATGAAACTCCGCCAGTTGCTGCCGTTGTTGCACCACCGGGAGGTGCTCATCTCCCG
This sequence is a window from Deinococcus cellulosilyticus NBRC 106333 = KACC 11606. Protein-coding genes within it:
- a CDS encoding DUF2336 domain-containing protein, which produces MTPGVFPAVFQGYLSDVRFRMALADSPHTPALWLEVLAEDPAQEVRLLVAGNPHTPEQALRGLVHETTLHLKLAGNPGTPLDVLEALAAQGNQDVRDRLSENPASPATLLRSVFQHLSHAALHHLYRHPNCPADLQQHLLALHPHWKHHQSTLRGPSERPILPEPCQPPFTCGCTGQERTTDHETPPVAAVVAPPGGAHLP